The genome window TACGAGAAGGCGATCGAAACCAAACTCAGCACGGAAAAGTTTCAGATCGACGGTAGGGCGTCCGGTACGGGCGGAGGAAATCACATCACGTTAGGCGCTCTTGTCGCCGATGAAAGTCCTTTTTTAAAACGACCCGATCTCCTCCGAAGTTTCGCGACGTATTGGCAGCATCATCCTTCCTTATCGTATCTGTTTTCCGGTCTTTTTATCGGAACTACTTCCCAATCTCCTCGTATGGACGAAGGAAGAGAGGACACGTTGTATGAATTCGAGATCGCATGCAGACAAGTCGATCATCTCGAAAGTGTTCCTCCTTGGCTCGTCGATCGTTTGTTTCGTAACCTGCTCGTGGACATCACGGGGAATACTCACAGAGCGGAGATTTCGATCGATAAACTGTATTCTCCCGCGGGATCGACGGGGCGTTTGGGTCTTGTCGAGTTTAGAGCCTTCGAGATGCCTCCTCATTACAAGATGAGCGTAGTGCAGCAGATGTTCGTATTGTCTTTGTTGGCGCGTTTTTGGGAGGAGCCTTATCGACTTCCTCCGATTCGAAGAGGAACGGAACTGCACGACAAATACCTTCTTCCGTTTTACGTTTGGGAGGATTTTAAGGACGTTCTGAAAGACCTGAAGGCTCACGGTTATCCGTTTTACGAAGAGGACTTTATTCCATTTTTTGAATTTAGATTTCCTGAATATGGTCACGTTCAAAAGGATCGAATCCGTTTGGAACTCAGGATGGCCTTGGAGCCTTGGGACGTTCTCGGAGAGGAGGCGAATTCTTTCGGAACGTCGAGAGCTGTCGATTCCGCGCTGGAAAGAATCCAAGTAAAGGTAGAGGGTTGGACTTCGGGAAGATACGTTCTTTCCTGCAACGGTTACGAGGTTCCGCTTCGGTCCACGGGAAAAAACGGGGAAGCGGTCGCGGGAGTTCGTTACAAGGCCTGGTCTCCCGTTTTCACGTTGCATCCGAATCTTCCGATCACAAACCCTCTCGTGTTCGATCTTTGGGATTCATGGAGCGGAAGGTCGATCGGAGGTTGCAGGTATTACGTTTCTCATCCCGGCGGAAGAGCGTATGATACGTTCCCGGTGAATTCTTTCGAAGCCGAAAGCAGAAGGATCAATCGGTTTATCGATCAGGGACATACGGCCGGTCCCACGGAAGCTCCGAAAAGTCTTCAACATCCGCATTCTCCCTATACCTTGGATTTGCGTCTTGCTCCGGGGCCAGGTTGGAAAAAAAAGTCTCCGTAAAGAATCGCCAAAATGTACGGACATTGAATCATGGTTCAGAATTTTATGGTCAACCCATCCAACGCCAGATTGAACTTGCGGGAAGGATACAACCCGATTCCGTCCGTTTACGACGAACTCTATGACGAGGAGGGAAAGCTCAGATCCAAATACGAATTCCTGATCAATTCCCTCGAATCGTTAAGCGAAGAGGATCTCAATCGGAGAAAAAGGGATTCCCTGAGAATTCTTCAGGAAAACGGTGTGACATACAACGTATACGAGGAACCCGGAGCCGTGGAAAGGCTTTGGTCCTTGGACCTGTTCCCCGTTTTGATGGAAAGCAAGGAATGGGAAGAAGTCGAACGGGGACTCGTTCAAAGAGCGGAACTCCTCGACGCGTTGTTCAAGGACGTATACGGTCCGAGAAAACTTTTATACGATAAAAAAATTCCTCCGGAAATTCTTTTCAGCTCCCCCGATTTTTTAAGACAATGCAACGGCTTCGGCCATTCTACAACGAACGAACTTTGTTTTATGGCTTCCGATCTTGCGAGACAAGAGAACGGAAGTTTTGTGGTGATCGGAGATCGCATCCAAGCTCCGAGCGGTTCGGGTTATTCTCTGGAGAATCGAATCGTTCTTTCGAGAATTTTTCCTTCGATTTACAGGGATTCGCAAGTGCATCGCGTTGCGTTGTATTTCCGTTCTTTACGGAAGGCGCTTCAATCCCAATCCAAGACGCAGGAACGCGAACCGGTCATCGTTCTTTTGACGCCGGGTGCGGGAAACGAAACCTACTTCGAACACGCGTATCTCGCTGGTTATTTGGGTTTTACTCTTGCGCAGGCGGAGGACTTAACCGTTCGAAACAATTTCGTCTTTATCAAAACCGTCGAAGGTCTTCAGCAGGTGGACGTGATCTTTCGTCGCGTCGTCGATTCGTATATGGACCCGCTCGAACTCAAAGGCGATTCTCTTTTGGGTGTACCAGGAATTTTGAATGTGATTCGGGAGGGAAACGTTCGCGTCGCGAATCCGATCGGGTCGGGCTTTTTGGAAAACCGGGCGATCCATCCGTTCTTATCCTCTCTCTGCAAATATTATCTTTCCGAAGATCTGATTTTACCGAACGTGCGGACTTTGTGGATGGGAAATCCCGAATCCATGAAAGAAGTTTTTGACCGTCCGGAACGATTCGTATTCAAACGTGCGATGCGCGATCCTCTCGAACCGGGAGTTTTTCTTTCTTCCCTTCCGAAACCGGAAATCGAAGAGATGCGTAAGAAAGCTTTGTTGCATCCGGAACGTTATGTGGCACAGGAAATCGTGAGCAGCTCGACTTGCCCGGTTCTCTCGGGAGATAAACTGATTCAAGGTCGTTCGGTGTTTCGCGCGTTTACGACACTTTCCGAAAACGGTTATATGACGATGCCGGGCGGTCTCGTCCGTGTTACGGAGAATGTCGAAGATTTGATTGTGACCAATCAAACCGGCGCCGTATCCAAAGATCTTTGGGTTTTAGCCTCGGAGGAAAAAAAGGACGTTACGCTTCTTCCCGGCAAAACCGAAAGAATGCAGATCAAACGTTCGGGTGCGAGTATTCCGAGTCGGGTCGCGGACAATATGTTCTGGATGGGACGTTATGCGGAACGTTCGGAAAACCAAGCGCGATTGTTACGCGAAGTCATCTTGAAGATGATTCACATGGAAGAATCCTACGAAAAGGATCACGTTCAGCTTTTGCTGCAAACGGTGACGCACGTAACCGCGACGTATCCGGGATTTTTGCAGCTTAATCTGGACGATCCGTTGCAAGGCGCCAAAGAACAGATGTTCGCACAGGTATTTTCTCCGCAAGTGACGGGAGGAATTCAGTCCGATCTGAATTCGTTCGTCAGGTCATCCAAATCCGTAAGAGACCGGCTTTCGGAGGATATGCGCTATATTCTTTCCATGATCGAAACCGAAGGCGCGGAAAAGGCGGTCTCGTACGATGAAATATTAGAATATTTGATTCTTCTTATAACGAGACTCGCTTCGCTTTCCGGTTTGGGAATCGAGAGCATGTCGCGCGAAACCGGCTGGTATTTTATGAACATGGGAAAACGGATCGAGCGTGCTTCGTATACGATTCGCCTCGTGACTTCCGTTCTGAATCTTTCCACGCTCTACAACAAAAGTATGTTCGAGGCTCTCTTGAACATCAACGACATCAAGATCACGTATCGTAGAAGATACAGATACAGGATCGAAGCCGAGTCCGTTCTGGACATTCTTCTGTTCGACGAAACGAACCCTAGATCGCTCGCATATCAACTCCGTAAAATCGGGGAATATGTTTCCTATCTTCCTCACTCCGAAAAGGAAGAGGCGACCGCGGAAGAACGAATCGTATCCGAGGTGAGAAACCGTTTTATTCAGGAAGACGCAAAACGGCTTTTCGAATACGTGAATCCTTCCTTAAGCATAATACGTTGGCTCAACGACATCAACTATCAGATCGCCTCATTGTCCGAATCGATCGGAGCCAGATATTTCCGATACGTGGAAGAGCAGATCCAACTCGGAGATTACAATGGCTGAATATACCGTAAAACACGTTACGCGATACAGCTATCAGGAAGAGGTTTCGCACTGTCATAATCTAGCGCATATGTGTCCGGTGACCAATCGACATCAGGATTGCAGCGATCTCAAGTTGAGAGTTCAACCCGGACCTTCCGTATCGGGTTATCGAAAGGACTACTTCGGGAATCTGGTATATACGTTTTCCGTCGAGGACTCTCATACTTCCTTGGAAATCGTGTCCGAAAGTCGCGTTACGACGCATCCCGTCGATTACGGGGATTTGACTCATTCTCCCAAGGTTTCCGAAATTCCGGTTCTGCTGAAGTCTTCCCATTTCAGGGAGGATTTGGAGGCATTGGAATACGTTGCGGATTCTTCGTTTATCAGCAAACATCCGATGTTCGCCGAGTTTGCCCGAGGTATGATGGATTCCGATAAGCCGCTTTTACAGGCGGTGATGGATTATACATTCAAGTTTTATAAAACGTTCGAGTTTAAGTCGGGCGCTACCACGATCCACACTCCGCCCGCTCAGGTTTTAAAAATCAAGAAGGGAGTTTGTCAGGACTTCACGCATTTATCGATCGCCGCTTTACGAAGCATCGGAATTCCTTGCAGATACGTTTCGGGTTATATCGAAACCTTTCCTCCTCCCGGACAAAAGAAATTGCAGGGAAGCGACGCTTCGCACGCCTGGTTCTCGGTGTATTCTCCGGGAATCGGTTGGGTGGACTACGATCCGACGAACGGAAAAATGTTAAGCGAAGAGTATATATTCACATCCGTCGGCCGTGACTTTGCGGACGTTTCTCCTTTGAAGGGAATTTTATTCGGAGGCGGAAAACACAAACTCAAAGTAGAAGTCGACGTGATTCGCGGGTAAACGTCGCGCTTTCCTTTGTCGGACCGTTCGAAGTTCCAAGGGAAGAATGTTCTAATTTTTCCGATTTTTTTCACTTGCTTCCCGGTCCGGAATCTTTTCAGTGTCGTCTTAAAAAAACATTAGGACGAATCGATATGAATCCAATTCTTAAGAATATTCTCGCGTTTGTCGCGGGAGCGATCGTCGGGAGCGTCGTCAACATGGGAATCATCACCGTCAGCGGTTCGATCATTCCACCTCCAACCGGTGCCGACGTCACAACGACGGAAGGTTTGAAAGCGTCGATTCATCTGTTCGAGCCGAAACATTTTCTCATGCCGTTTTTAGCGCACGCATTGGGAACGTTCGCCGGAGCGGCCGTTGCCGGCATCGCCGCAGCGAATCACAAACTGCTTTTTGCACTGAGCATCGGAATTCTTTTTTTAGCGGCGGGAATCGCAAGCGTATTTATGATTCCTTCGCCTATATGGTTCATCGTATTAGATATAGCGGGGGCGTATCTTCCGTTCGCTTTTTTGGCGGGAAAATTGGTCGCTAAGGATTGAAGGAAAAGTAGGGAAGTAGAATATTCTAAATTTCTAAACTAATTTGCGAAAGCGAACATAAAAGGGGTCGTAGCCCATGGCTTTCCAAAAGGAAACCGCGTTTTCGTTTTCCGCGATGGCCCTAAGTTCCACGCTTTTGAAATTCTGATCCTTGGCCCAGGATTCGCAGGCGAGAACGAGCGGTTTCATATAACCCGATTTTTGTTTTCCCCGTTTCGTGACCGCGAGATCGATAAAAAGGGTTTTATCCTCATCCAAATACGGTTTGTCTTCCGTTCTCGCGATCAGAAGCGATACGAGTTCGGAGCCTAAAAAACCTCCGAGCAACAAAACCTTGCCCGTGCCTCTCAATTTTAAATATACGTCGATCATCTTCGTTCCGGCCCGGGGGCGGATCTTGAAAACTCCGTCGAGTTTCATAGAGTTGACGAGACGAAAGAATTGATTTACGAGTTCGATCGCGCTTTCCCTATGTTCGGGAAGAAGATTCGCGATTTGAAACGGTTCCGTCTTCGTTTTGGATTTCGGCATGATATTTGAAAGGGCGTTGTCCGATCTGAGTAGAACGATTTTTGTAAAAATCTACGAAGTTCGTAGATTTGCATCCAATTTTTTTAAGAACGGTTTTCGTTGCTAAAGTGAACTACTTCTTCTCTTCCGTCTCCCGCTCCCGTCGCTCTATAAAAATCCACGGCTTCCTTTGTGAACGGAATCGCACCCGCCAAAACAAGAATGTGGAAGAATGTTACAAGAACGAAAATCAGGGGGAGAAGTTTCGCCGCGACGAGTTTTGCTTTTGAAGAATCGAATTGCGTAGGTAACTTTTGCGAAATTTTTCCTCTACCGGACAATTTCTCTTTCGTAAAGTGGAATTCCAGCCCGCACAACGTTGTCGTAACGACGACAACGTTGCTGCGTGTCCCGTCTTACAACCTCTCGAACAGCCAAGTCCGCAGTTGACCGACAGGAATTCTTTCCTGGTTCATGCTGTCCCGTTCGCGGACGGTGACGGTATTGTCCTTTAGAGTATCATAATCTACTGTTATACAATACGGCGTTCCGATCTCGTCCTGTCTGCGGTAGCGTTTTCCGATCGCGCCTCCGTCGTCGTATTCTATGTTTCCGAGTTTGGCGAGGTCCGCAAAAATCTCCCTGGATTTTT of Leptospira sanjuanensis contains these proteins:
- a CDS encoding GNAT family N-acetyltransferase codes for the protein MPKSKTKTEPFQIANLLPEHRESAIELVNQFFRLVNSMKLDGVFKIRPRAGTKMIDVYLKLRGTGKVLLLGGFLGSELVSLLIARTEDKPYLDEDKTLFIDLAVTKRGKQKSGYMKPLVLACESWAKDQNFKSVELRAIAENENAVSFWKAMGYDPFYVRFRKLV
- a CDS encoding circularly permuted type 2 ATP-grasp protein codes for the protein MVQNFMVNPSNARLNLREGYNPIPSVYDELYDEEGKLRSKYEFLINSLESLSEEDLNRRKRDSLRILQENGVTYNVYEEPGAVERLWSLDLFPVLMESKEWEEVERGLVQRAELLDALFKDVYGPRKLLYDKKIPPEILFSSPDFLRQCNGFGHSTTNELCFMASDLARQENGSFVVIGDRIQAPSGSGYSLENRIVLSRIFPSIYRDSQVHRVALYFRSLRKALQSQSKTQEREPVIVLLTPGAGNETYFEHAYLAGYLGFTLAQAEDLTVRNNFVFIKTVEGLQQVDVIFRRVVDSYMDPLELKGDSLLGVPGILNVIREGNVRVANPIGSGFLENRAIHPFLSSLCKYYLSEDLILPNVRTLWMGNPESMKEVFDRPERFVFKRAMRDPLEPGVFLSSLPKPEIEEMRKKALLHPERYVAQEIVSSSTCPVLSGDKLIQGRSVFRAFTTLSENGYMTMPGGLVRVTENVEDLIVTNQTGAVSKDLWVLASEEKKDVTLLPGKTERMQIKRSGASIPSRVADNMFWMGRYAERSENQARLLREVILKMIHMEESYEKDHVQLLLQTVTHVTATYPGFLQLNLDDPLQGAKEQMFAQVFSPQVTGGIQSDLNSFVRSSKSVRDRLSEDMRYILSMIETEGAEKAVSYDEILEYLILLITRLASLSGLGIESMSRETGWYFMNMGKRIERASYTIRLVTSVLNLSTLYNKSMFEALLNINDIKITYRRRYRYRIEAESVLDILLFDETNPRSLAYQLRKIGEYVSYLPHSEKEEATAEERIVSEVRNRFIQEDAKRLFEYVNPSLSIIRWLNDINYQIASLSESIGARYFRYVEEQIQLGDYNG
- a CDS encoding transglutaminase family protein gives rise to the protein MAEYTVKHVTRYSYQEEVSHCHNLAHMCPVTNRHQDCSDLKLRVQPGPSVSGYRKDYFGNLVYTFSVEDSHTSLEIVSESRVTTHPVDYGDLTHSPKVSEIPVLLKSSHFREDLEALEYVADSSFISKHPMFAEFARGMMDSDKPLLQAVMDYTFKFYKTFEFKSGATTIHTPPAQVLKIKKGVCQDFTHLSIAALRSIGIPCRYVSGYIETFPPPGQKKLQGSDASHAWFSVYSPGIGWVDYDPTNGKMLSEEYIFTSVGRDFADVSPLKGILFGGGKHKLKVEVDVIRG